One genomic segment of Sanyastnella coralliicola includes these proteins:
- a CDS encoding Na/Pi cotransporter family protein, which produces MNFLLDILSITGALGLFIFGMKVMSDGVQKAAGSSMRRVLEAMTKSQGRAIASGFLTTAVLQSSSATTVMVVSFVNGGLLRLREAVGVIMGANIGTTVTAWVVALALGSLSIGQFTLPIIALALPFLFLKKERLRNSGEAIIGFAILFVGLQFLQEAVPNLKNQPDGIGFLVPYMDMGFLSNIIFVLVGTMVTLIVQSSSAAIALTLTLLSTGIIPLELAAAMVLGENIGTTITANIAAVIANRSGKLAARAHSIFNVIGVIWMLPLMPLFLKGLQSTFVDMFDAMEVFTGRNHDKVLIALFHTTFNLLNTLVLVGFTPLIIRLSERMVRKPQGKENFKLEFIGAGVVGTPELAILEAQREVERFARVTANINGSLQRLLATTDQSKRNAIIDEIRLGEEVTDKFEVEVSNYLTELSREELSDSASIRIRGLMGASADLERIGDLYFRVAMNLESKQMKKVYFVPKQRQNLKNMTDLLEQAFDIMLSNLEEGTTAVNTQLAQEKEDEVNALRDQLRRKHLKDVAKGRYSIESGVFYMDTFTTLEEIADHIVSVTEGLTNAY; this is translated from the coding sequence ATGAACTTTCTTCTCGATATACTTTCGATTACTGGAGCGCTTGGTCTTTTCATCTTTGGGATGAAGGTCATGAGCGACGGTGTGCAAAAAGCCGCCGGCTCTTCAATGCGTCGAGTATTGGAAGCGATGACTAAAAGTCAAGGAAGAGCCATCGCCAGTGGTTTTTTAACCACTGCCGTTCTTCAGTCGTCATCAGCAACGACAGTAATGGTGGTGAGCTTCGTGAATGGGGGCTTGCTAAGACTTCGTGAAGCCGTGGGGGTGATCATGGGAGCCAATATTGGTACCACGGTAACTGCTTGGGTTGTGGCCTTGGCGCTAGGAAGTCTCTCAATAGGTCAGTTTACGCTCCCAATTATTGCGCTCGCACTTCCATTTCTTTTTCTCAAGAAAGAACGCCTGCGTAATTCAGGAGAGGCCATCATTGGATTCGCCATTCTCTTTGTTGGTTTGCAGTTCCTCCAAGAGGCGGTTCCCAACCTGAAGAACCAACCGGATGGCATCGGTTTCCTTGTGCCATACATGGATATGGGCTTCTTGTCCAATATCATCTTTGTCTTGGTAGGAACCATGGTGACTCTCATCGTTCAATCTTCGAGCGCAGCGATCGCCCTGACCTTGACCTTGCTTTCAACCGGAATCATCCCGTTAGAACTTGCAGCGGCCATGGTGCTGGGTGAGAATATTGGAACGACCATCACTGCGAACATTGCTGCAGTCATTGCCAATCGCTCTGGAAAGCTTGCGGCACGAGCTCACTCCATCTTCAACGTGATTGGGGTGATTTGGATGCTGCCCCTGATGCCGTTGTTCTTGAAAGGGCTTCAGTCCACCTTTGTCGATATGTTCGACGCCATGGAAGTATTCACTGGAAGAAACCATGATAAGGTGCTCATTGCGTTGTTCCACACCACCTTCAACTTATTGAATACCCTGGTCTTGGTTGGTTTTACTCCGCTGATTATTCGTCTGAGCGAGCGTATGGTCCGCAAACCACAAGGCAAAGAAAACTTCAAGCTCGAGTTTATTGGGGCTGGGGTGGTAGGTACTCCAGAACTCGCCATCCTGGAAGCACAACGTGAAGTAGAAAGATTCGCACGCGTAACGGCTAACATCAACGGAAGCCTTCAACGTCTGTTAGCCACCACAGATCAAAGCAAACGAAACGCCATTATCGATGAAATCCGCCTAGGTGAAGAGGTGACGGATAAGTTCGAAGTGGAGGTATCAAATTACCTTACTGAACTGAGCAGGGAAGAGCTATCTGATTCTGCTAGTATTCGTATTCGAGGTCTGATGGGCGCTAGCGCAGATTTGGAACGCATAGGAGATTTATACTTCCGTGTGGCGATGAATCTCGAGAGCAAACAGATGAAGAAGGTATACTTCGTTCCGAAGCAACGCCAGAATCTGAAGAACATGACTGACTTGCTCGAACAAGCGTTCGATATCATGTTGAGTAACCTCGAAGAGGGGACCACAGCGGTGAATACGCAACTAGCTCAGGAAAAAGAAGACGAAGTCAACGCCTTGCGTGATCAGCTTCGTCGCAAGCACCTCAAAGATGTAGCTAAAGGACGTTACTCTATCGAAAGTGGTGTATTCTACATGGATACCTTCACAACCTTAGAAGAGATTGCGGATCACATTGTTAGCGTGACCGAAGGACTTACCAACGCATACTAA
- a CDS encoding acyl transferase translates to MFTDTQSYIQQLGSISSMQDFNELALALFRYQAKYCSVYNQFIQELGIHPTKIQAIEEIPFLPIEVFKSHEVQTDHFEAQAIFTSSGTTGMSTSQHFVRDLSLYEWSFFQAFEQAYHKNSTWDDWCILALLPSYMERSGSSLIYMAEKMVDRTQHNGSGFYLNADEALFAAINQAKSQGKKVLLLGVTFALLAIAERQQVDFDGVVVMETGGMKGMRKEMVREELHGFLQSRMTVPAIHSEYGMTELLSQAYSKGQGVFEAPPWMRVMIRQVDDPFGWETHGKTGGVNIIDLANRDSCAFIATSDLGRVSLDGSFEILGRFDHADVRGCNLLLA, encoded by the coding sequence ATGTTCACCGATACACAAAGCTACATTCAGCAACTTGGATCGATTAGCTCGATGCAAGACTTTAACGAATTAGCCCTGGCGTTATTTCGCTATCAAGCGAAGTATTGCTCGGTGTACAACCAATTCATTCAAGAATTGGGCATCCATCCAACTAAGATACAAGCGATCGAGGAAATTCCCTTCTTACCGATTGAAGTATTCAAATCGCACGAGGTACAAACGGATCATTTCGAGGCGCAGGCCATTTTTACAAGCAGCGGAACCACCGGGATGAGCACAAGCCAGCATTTCGTGCGTGATCTATCTCTGTATGAATGGAGCTTCTTTCAGGCATTCGAGCAAGCGTATCATAAGAACAGTACCTGGGATGATTGGTGCATCCTCGCTCTTTTGCCGTCGTACATGGAGCGTTCTGGCTCTAGTTTGATCTACATGGCAGAGAAGATGGTTGACCGCACCCAGCACAATGGTTCGGGTTTTTATCTCAATGCGGATGAGGCGCTTTTTGCCGCCATCAATCAGGCAAAATCTCAAGGCAAAAAGGTCTTGCTTTTGGGTGTTACTTTCGCCTTACTCGCTATCGCGGAACGTCAACAAGTTGACTTCGATGGTGTGGTGGTCATGGAAACAGGAGGGATGAAAGGCATGCGCAAAGAGATGGTACGCGAAGAGCTGCACGGATTCCTTCAGTCTCGAATGACAGTACCGGCTATCCACAGCGAATATGGAATGACGGAATTGCTCAGTCAGGCGTACAGCAAAGGACAAGGAGTTTTCGAGGCCCCGCCATGGATGAGAGTAATGATTAGGCAAGTCGACGATCCCTTTGGTTGGGAAACGCACGGCAAGACGGGAGGCGTAAATATCATCGACCTAGCTAACCGTGATAGCTGTGCTTTTATTGCTACTTCTGACCTTGGAAGAGTGTCTTTAGATGGCTCTTTCGAAATCCTCGGTCGCTTTGATCATGCAGATGTACGAGGTTGCAATCTCCTTTTGGCTTGA
- the tyrS gene encoding tyrosine--tRNA ligase → MNLIDELKWRGLLHDMMPGIEEQLEKELTAGYVGFDPTADSLHIGNLVPIMLLVHLQRAGHKPIALVGGATGMVGDPSGKTAERQLLDVESINHNLACQRKQLEHFLDFDCGENSAEVVNNYDWFKDFTFLDFIRDVGKHITVNYMMAKDSVKKRLESGMSFTEFTYQLVQGYDFYYLWKHQGVKIQMGGSDQWGNIVTGTEMIRKKGAGEAFALTAPLITKADGSKFGKSEGGNVWLDAEKTSPYKFYQYWISASDEDASKYIRIFTLMSKEEIEAIEAEHAPNPGARVLQKALAEDVTRRIHGENGLQNALAATSLLFGKGTKEQLEGLSNNEILQVFSGIPHAEVSRSEVNDGLDIIEALGAKTNFLDSNGEARRALKENSVKVNTEKVEMGKMISSTDLINDKFVVLQRGKKKFFLLSVAE, encoded by the coding sequence ATGAACTTGATCGACGAACTCAAGTGGAGAGGATTACTCCACGACATGATGCCAGGAATCGAAGAGCAACTTGAAAAAGAGTTGACTGCAGGCTATGTTGGATTTGACCCCACCGCTGATTCATTGCACATTGGAAACTTGGTTCCGATCATGTTGTTGGTGCACTTACAACGCGCAGGACACAAGCCAATCGCCTTGGTTGGAGGTGCCACTGGAATGGTAGGTGACCCAAGTGGAAAGACAGCGGAACGTCAGCTTCTTGATGTGGAATCAATCAACCACAACCTCGCCTGTCAGCGCAAGCAGTTGGAGCATTTCCTAGACTTCGATTGCGGTGAGAATAGCGCCGAGGTAGTGAACAACTACGATTGGTTCAAAGACTTCACTTTCCTTGACTTCATTCGCGATGTGGGTAAACACATCACGGTGAACTACATGATGGCGAAAGACTCAGTGAAAAAGCGTCTTGAAAGCGGCATGAGCTTCACTGAGTTCACGTACCAGCTAGTTCAGGGATACGACTTCTACTACCTATGGAAGCACCAGGGGGTGAAGATTCAAATGGGTGGTTCTGACCAGTGGGGTAACATCGTTACTGGAACTGAAATGATCCGTAAGAAAGGTGCTGGAGAGGCGTTTGCTCTAACCGCACCACTGATAACGAAAGCAGACGGAAGTAAATTTGGTAAATCAGAAGGCGGCAACGTCTGGCTTGATGCTGAAAAGACATCACCATACAAGTTCTACCAATACTGGATCTCAGCAAGTGATGAAGACGCGTCGAAGTACATTCGCATATTCACTTTGATGAGTAAGGAAGAAATTGAGGCCATCGAAGCAGAACATGCACCGAACCCTGGTGCGCGTGTCCTACAGAAAGCCCTGGCCGAAGATGTTACACGTAGAATCCACGGTGAGAATGGTCTTCAGAATGCTTTGGCTGCCACTTCTCTTCTATTCGGAAAAGGAACCAAAGAACAACTCGAAGGATTGTCAAACAACGAAATTCTTCAGGTATTCAGCGGGATTCCACATGCTGAGGTATCGCGTTCTGAGGTCAACGATGGTTTAGACATCATTGAGGCTTTAGGTGCGAAGACAAACTTCCTAGACAGCAATGGAGAAGCTCGTCGTGCACTCAAAGAGAATAGCGTAAAGGTGAACACCGAAAAGGTGGAGATGGGTAAGATGATCTCATCAACAGACCTGATCAACGACAAATTCGTCGTTCTACAGCGTGGTAAGAAGAAGTTCTTCTTGTTGAGTGTTGCTGAGTAA
- a CDS encoding UDP-N-acetylmuramoyl-tripeptide--D-alanyl-D-alanine ligase, whose amino-acid sequence MRTEELYEHYLRSTGVTTDTRQATDGKIFFALKGERFNGNQYAQQALDAGCALAVIDEAEFANAEQTFLVEDVLTALQELAKYHRQQFKGKIIGLTGSNGKTTSKELIREVLASTYPTYATKGNLNNHIGVPLSLLEMTDNHEFAVIEMGANAQKEIQFLSTLSDPDFGYITNIGKAHLEGFGGLEGVRKGKKELFDHLKEKNRPVFINCTDPTLLAISEGMERILYGTSVDTPEVYLLDTDPLLSIAWTHDAYTSPKVQTQLTGEYNLNNIAAAIAMGIYFGVKPEAINHAIAEYKPDNNRSERKQGKHNTLIMDAYNANPTSMFNALESFAKGQDENKLCILGDMFELGDVADEEHRKVVALTEKLNLEAIFVGSHFAKVGNGDAFIETTDELIERLKANLPQQRSILVKGSRGMRLERAAELL is encoded by the coding sequence ATGCGTACTGAAGAACTCTACGAACACTACCTCCGCTCTACCGGAGTCACCACTGATACTCGCCAGGCAACAGATGGCAAGATCTTCTTCGCCCTCAAAGGTGAGCGTTTCAATGGTAACCAATACGCGCAGCAAGCGCTTGATGCAGGCTGTGCCTTGGCCGTTATTGATGAAGCTGAATTCGCTAACGCGGAACAGACTTTTCTTGTAGAGGATGTTTTAACCGCGCTTCAAGAATTGGCGAAGTACCATCGTCAGCAGTTCAAAGGAAAAATCATTGGGCTTACTGGCAGTAATGGGAAAACGACTTCGAAAGAGCTCATTCGTGAAGTGCTAGCTTCAACCTATCCAACCTACGCCACCAAAGGCAACCTCAACAACCATATTGGCGTTCCGTTGAGCCTTCTTGAAATGACCGACAATCATGAATTTGCTGTGATCGAAATGGGCGCCAATGCCCAGAAGGAAATCCAGTTCCTCAGCACCCTTTCAGATCCAGATTTCGGTTACATCACAAATATTGGCAAAGCTCATCTCGAAGGATTCGGTGGACTCGAAGGGGTTCGTAAGGGAAAGAAGGAGCTCTTCGATCACTTGAAAGAAAAGAACCGCCCGGTCTTTATCAATTGCACTGACCCCACCCTCCTAGCCATTTCAGAAGGCATGGAGCGCATTTTATACGGAACGAGTGTAGATACCCCAGAGGTCTATTTACTTGACACAGATCCACTCCTGAGCATCGCCTGGACTCACGATGCATATACCAGTCCAAAGGTTCAAACGCAATTGACCGGTGAATACAACCTGAATAACATTGCCGCCGCCATTGCCATGGGTATTTACTTCGGCGTTAAGCCAGAGGCTATTAATCACGCTATCGCGGAATACAAACCCGACAACAACCGATCAGAACGTAAACAGGGAAAGCACAACACCTTGATTATGGACGCCTACAATGCGAATCCTACCTCCATGTTTAATGCCTTGGAGTCGTTTGCAAAAGGACAAGATGAGAACAAACTGTGCATCCTGGGTGATATGTTTGAATTGGGAGATGTGGCAGATGAAGAACACCGCAAAGTGGTCGCCTTAACCGAGAAACTCAACCTCGAAGCCATCTTCGTTGGATCACACTTCGCAAAGGTTGGAAATGGAGATGCATTTATTGAAACCACTGATGAGTTGATTGAACGATTGAAGGCGAATCTTCCTCAGCAACGAAGCATACTTGTCAAAGGCTCACGAGGAATGCGTCTCGAACGTGCCGCAGAGCTCCTTTGA